Genomic DNA from Cheilinus undulatus linkage group 10, ASM1832078v1, whole genome shotgun sequence:
ATATTAAGGTAGGTCAGATGTCAAATATGAACTTTCTTAAGCAATCCATTCAATCATTGTTTTGCAGCTGATGCTGCCAATGTTACTCTGCACTGTGTTATTTAGGGCCTGAGCAGAGCCCATAACCTCCATTTCAGAGCATTTATAGTTTCTTGGTTATAAAAGTTGACTTTCACTTACACAACATAATAAATAATTCTGTGTTTAATGTTTCCCGTTATTCAAGAGCATAACTAGGAAACTGAAAAAAGGTATGGATAACATGTCCTTGCATTTGCAGCAGCTGTAGATCTGGAAATAACACCCTCGAAAAGACAAGTCAGATCAGTATTTCCTGTTTATTCAGGAAGTTCAACCCCTTCTTGGTTTCACAGGTTagaaagggagaaaaactgcaacaaaaaacTCTGACACCAAAGACGTTTTAGTGCTCATGTCGCTGAGAGCTAAAAACATTGGAATGCattggttttgttttgaaaatgagtACTGCCAGAGCAAAATacagcagctgtggacacaggcccttatGGATCATCTACAGCCCTCATCCACACACACGTATCACCTGATGTGGTAACCGAATATTCAGGGTCACATTTCGAAACAATGGTATTGTTACTTGGGAAAACTAGTAAAACCCAGACCAGTAAGTATTGAATAAAGCTCAGACACACAGGCCACAAGTAAAGAGGAGCAGCTGGATAAGCACTGTGCATGTTGAGAGAGGAGAGgtgtttgtgcatgtctgtgGATAAAACTGAAAGGAGGTAAATTTAAACAGACTTCCTCATCAGTTCTTGCAGATGATCAGAGGTTCACAGGTAATACTACTCCTGTGTGAAGAGGGCTTTAGTCCTTACTGTACTTGTTTATCTAGTGCATCCAGGATTTGGAATCCAGCTGGTATGGAGGACAGATGACCAGACATCAAGCTGAAGATGCTCTCAGAGAGGTGAACAAGGTCAGGCGCTGACTCTCACAGTTTCACCATCTTATCCTCCTGAACCTGAGCAgacatacacacatatacacacatatatacaaaCATGAAACTAAAATCTCCCCAGGATTGTTAATTATTTCATGTTAAACTGAGTGAGTTTATGTATGGATTTGTCCTTTTTATCTTTAGGATGGAGCATTTATTATAAGGGACAGCTCAAAAGGCTCTGACGAACATCCTTACACCCTGATGCTGCTGAACCAAGACAAAGTTTTCAACATTAAGATCCGTAACCAAGGCAACTCCTACTTCTTGGGCAATGGTCTCAACAACAaggtaaagtgaaaatgatgaTACCATTATCTAAGATGTtagaatgagaaaaaaatcacgCCTGTGTTCAGTTCAAGTAAACAGAAAAGTTCACATCTTGCATCGCCTCTGGGGGCATCAGATGCAGACTTGTGCTGCACTGCGTCATTAGGTCCTTGTCATCTTTCTGTCTGCTGCTGTGCTTTAGAGTTTCCCCGGGGTGAAGGAAATGATTACCCATCACGCACACACCCCGCTGCTACTCATTGATGCTGCAGACCCGTGCTCTGAAGCTCAGAGTCAGTGCTGTCTGCTGCACCCTGCGGGATTCTGACCAGTACCAGCATCAAGCTTAATGTGGGTGATTCACTCTACTCATATGTGTGCATACATACCTATGGCTTATTATGAAGACTTTAAAGGAACATATGTCACAGTTTTCACTATTGCAAAGGTCCTTATGTAACTGAATTTTCTGTAATTAGAGTAGCAGAGAGAATTGTTGTATAGAGAACAAATCATTTTGTGTGTAATATTAAACTGTGTTGTTGCAGACACACAACATTACCTTTGTTCTTTGTGCTTCACTTTCAGCCCAAGCTGGAGGCGGCTGCTGCTTCAGTTCCTCCTCTTGGACCTTCAAAATCGCCAGCTTATCAGGGTGTCCAACATTAACAATCAGATCACAGAGCTTCATCTGGGTTTGCactgcagcaaaaaacaaacaacttcctttaaaaatactgtaggtccaaaatgacagaaattgcTTTGCAGTGCAGGTACAAGGCTCTATGCAAAGTATGATTGGCTATATAAAGAAATTAGCTGAATAATTAACTTATTAATATAAACCAGGGTTGGAAATTAACTTCTTCATCTCCCTGCCACTATGGCTGGAGGATTAAAAAACCTACCCTCGtccagaggaaaaaacacatcTATTCTgtttatcttattattttgaGGCTGGTTAGACTCCCCACAGCAGCTCTGTATTAAAACACTGATCTAACTGCAAATAAACAGCTTCATTTGTTGTAACAAAAGTATATGAGATTATGTGAGGAGAGTCGTGGTTGTGCTTGTAAAGTCAAGGATCATATTCCTGCTTGTTTTTGGTTTCTAATCACTCTGTTTCATTACTCATATGCACCTGCCATCATGTCCAGTGGGTTGAGCAGTTATACCATGAAAAGCTCTTCATGTTTATTGAACTGTGCAGACTTAGATTAAATTGCTCAGAAAGAGTCAGCATGCAGACTACTTAAATTGATTTTGAGTATGTGAGTCTATGTGGGTGTTATTGCTTACCAAATcaatgcaaaatgaaaacagagggGCGACTCACAGCTCAGATAATTAAACAATTAGAAGACAAGGGTGAGACAGAAGATAAAACCTATATGACAGcacataaaatctgaaattatcTTTATTTGTAGTAGTTTTTCTGCAATAACTCCttaaaatcagtttgaaatctgtcaggtgtgtttttttaagtcattatttattgcagtgttactcaaccctgctcacccaaagagccaaaatgttgaaaaacacctttgcaagagccatagtggtgaaaagtggcaaaaatgggtttaagtggcacaAAGAGTTTgttaaagatgacaaaaattgtcaaagactgggagaaaaatggcaataatgggtaaaaCGTATGCATGAAAGGGCAAAATCTGTGaggaaagaggcaaaaactgagagaaaagtgtcaaaaatgggtgaaaagtgacaaaaaaattagtaaaaggtggcaaaactgtccaaaaaggggcaaaaaagtgtcaaaacgtggtaaaaaatgagtaaaaagtgactaaaaccagcagcaaaaaggtgggaatcaatgggcaaaaagcagcaaagagtggcaaaaaaggggataaagtgtcattcaatggcaaaaggcatcttaaatgggcaaaaaaaaaaatgcaagaaagggggaaaaaatagcaATATGCAGGATAAAAGAGGGAAGAcctggtgaaaaatggcaaaaacgggataaaagttgaaaaaagaagttgcaaaaataagtggcaaagaGGGCTTAAAGCGGTCAAAATTCAttgaaagtggcacaaaattgaaaaaaagggcaaaaaaaattgcaaatcagggcaatggaaatatgcagacaaaaaataaggGTGACAATTAAAGTCAACTGTGTAAGTGTAGGAAACAAACTGGCTAATGTGACTTGAGGTCAAAGTTTGCCTTtgttaaggttttctgggtgaataaTGTCTCAAATTTAGACGTAAAAGAACCACACGTTAAATATCACTGATTTATTGCATAACTTTAGTGCTACTTGTTTAATTCATTTGTTAGGATGTAAAACACCAGCAAGTGCCTAACTTCtgaattttaaagcatttttatgtcTTGCAAAATAAAGTTGCTATTAAGTGGCTAAGTAGGACTAAAGAGTTTTTCAGGGACATTATACACTACGGGGAAAGTGTAAATTAATCTTCTAGAAACACAATTATGAAGTTGTGAAAACATGAAGTCAGTAGCCTAGCAATCATGTCCGTGCATCCTATAGAAATAAGCTGCTGCCCTCAAAGTGGACGGCCTGGGTGCGAATCAGGCCAGTGGCTCCTTACAGTACGTCATTCCTCACATTCTGTCTCCCtggtttctgactctatccactgtcctatctgaataaaggcatataagcacaaaaaatacaagaaaggaCAGTTAAAGTAGTGTTAATTTGTGAAGATTATCTTGATGAACAATGTGCAAGTGtcattaactcattttttccacaacagtttttatccaaaaatcaATTCAAATCTTCTGGGTTGGCCTACGAAAACACATCATCCCTGCAGCACTGCGGTGCATGTGTACACTAAAACACTATACAATAAAGCAGTAACACTATATCAAATGTCAAAGTACCATAAAACATTATGTCTCATAATGATAACCACATTATAGACAACGCTTGATTGCTTTCAGGCTTTGAACTATTGAAGTAAGCAGATAGCTCTGATTAGGTAAGACAGCACAACAAGCGGATTTGACTGCTTCTTTACCCACAACTGTCCCCCTTGGCAAAAAAGAAGTTGAAACATCATGCTTCAAATCAAATCACCTGATGGACATCTGTGTGTGAAATCCTTCAGTTACTCCTATCTACCCATCAGCAAAGTGTGATCTGACAGACATCATGTAGCATCATGTTACTCTTCTCCACTGACATCTACAAGCAAGGCTAAGGTGCACAACAGttggtgagaaaaaaattctACTTAAGCCTATCCTATTTCAGATCTAGCGTAACAGTTACATCATGCGCTTTGCATATTTGCAAATCGATCATCAAGGTCATTTGCTGGCAAAGTTGATGCTTCCTGACACATTATAGGGATTCTAAAGGCAGTTGATGTGGATAAACAGTCATACATACGTAAAAGTTGATCCATGCAGCTTGACAGGGAGCCCAGCTCTCTCAGCATGCTATCGAGATCAATGCAGGCAGATGAGGCATCTTGCACCGTGTAGTTTTCTGTGTTCTCCATCTAAGATCATGAACATAACAACAAAGCATGCTGCATTAACCATGATTATACTCAACAGTTAAAATCTAGCAAACTCGAAATGCAACTTTCTATACTGGTTTAATAGTTGAAATagaaaatatgtgataaaatgaTCAATAAGTAAAAGGTGTCAGCACGTGTCTATAAATAAAACTACACAACACAATGTTTTCATGTGTAACTTCAAAGTTTATTCAATAAATCAGGTCTGGCACATTACAAACTGCTAAGAAAACGGCAAGCCTGTGTAAAcaaaccatcaacaagcttacAATCTTAGTTGAAAGAAACATACTTGTTAATGTAAAGGCAGCTCAAGGAGGTCCAAAACCTAGCGTCTGCATAAAATACCATTGTAATAGTGTGAAAAGTACCTTGAACATGAGTGAGCAAAACTGCAGTATCCATCATAAACTGTATCAACAAGCCTCTCCCTTTCAGTGTAATACTCTTATGAACTGAGAACTCTGGTAGATTAAATAAGTCTGATGAGGAAATATTTAAGCAGTCTGAGCAGGATCTTGCTCTGGCTCCTGGTCTCCCCACACAGCGGCTCTGCATCTATTATAGGCTTCTTCCAGCTGCTGCATTGAAGACACCAGCTCTGGTATGGTCCGCAGTGTCACCATGTCATAAGCCATCCAAGTCAGCTGAACTACAGGTGCACACAATAATATGGATTAAAGTGAAATTTATTACTGCAGCTGCACGCCTGAGTCTCCAGTTACTTcaatattaaatgtaaaaaatatcgAACACAATTGTTATGCTCAGAAATAAACAACGTCACATACCTGACATATTCTCAACGTTTTCTATCAGTCTCTCCAAATTCTTGTTGAGCTCCAATCTGTCGTCCCGTAGGAGACTGCGGAGCGGAGATGACTCAGCCATCTAAATCAAAACCCAGAATATCCACTATATTAGTAGGCGGTAAATATACTAGATAGACTAATTTTCGTAAGTGGCGTAGATGTTGAGGTTACGTATGTTGTCCGTTGCTAGTAACGTCAGTAAGCTAGGTGTCGTTCGAAACAAATAGCTTGATAGCGTCACGGAGTTAGTGGTAGAAATTGAAATAACTGCAGTATTTAAACGGCTTTAAGCGCCTTCTACaagtattttgtgtttattgtcAAAAACTGACAATAGTTAAAGGCAACatcttatttaaaatgttcGAAACTTACGACAGAAAGACTCCCTTTTGTGTATCAGTTTTAAAGTCTCGCGCTGGCTAGCTTGACAGTTAAAGGCGACGTTACGCGCAGACTCAGTACAACAATGGACGATGCAACGTTCAGCGAATTTCAGGTGAGTTTAACACATCACACCTCTATACTGTGATTACAATAATATTAATACAATTATAAAATATTGGCTagattatttcatattttaataataGATCTGAGGTACTAATAAAGCTATGTTAAACGGAAAAAATACTCCTCCTCTATCCAAAAGTTCAATATGgctaaaatatcaaaatgttaCAAGTGGTTGACAAAGTACAACACGTCATCACCTGGTCGAATTTACGCCATTACAAGTGCAAATTGCTGAGTCAAACTATTACTTTAGTTAAAGTGGTGAAGTGGGCATGCTTGTTTGcacactggggggggggggggttatacATGATTaccttaaaatatgacattCCACTTTGACAAATAAACCCCgaacgccccagtgtagaggtctacTTGAGGTCTACAGCCAAATGCCTCTCTGTCTTCAGAACAGAAATAGTGAGAAACGAGAACATTCATCTAAATACTTTGTGCAGCCTTTCCAAACCTTAAGTATGCTGCAGCCCAGTTTGAGACCTAGAAATCTTCTGCTACCCACAAAAACCCTCGTTAACCAAAACATGAGATTCAAAAGTATTTTCCttcatatttctatttaacaAACAGAATTAACTGCAAATGCTTGGCTGTTAGAGAGATGCACATACTTGGAATATGTTTGAGGACAACAAAATACAGTTAGTGGCATAGAAGAATTTTAAACAGTGTCACCAACTAATCCAATACCATTTAAATCATGACAGCGGTTCAgagaaaataattataaaaaaaaaaggtggcatgAGTTAAAACTTCAGACAgccttttgtcatttctcagaCTTGTATTTtatgaacatttaaaatgtggtttaatttttgaaaacatttctagCATTTATAGTTGTGACTGACCTCTTGCGGCCCACCTGCAGGTCCTCTGGGGCTCCTGACCACGCTTTGGGAACATTGTAGTACAGATAAAAGAGGAGGCCAGGGTAAGTTGATTTACTTTCTACACTAGGGCACAAAATTAATACACCTGGCAGTTATTGTGCCTAAATTAGATTGAGGCTTAAGGTCTTGTGGTGAAATGACTTTCCCTTTCATTTATGTAAATTATTGTAACTGCAAGATACTGCCCATCAAAGAGCCTTTGTCCTAGTGTGGCAACTGTCACAATGATTGAGGTTAATTGTTCCTTTAGTTAAGAGTGGGGTTTgagtagaaaaataaatacatgaaaaaatgtaactttttctAGCTAAGAGACTAATCACAACTAGCTTCATCTGTCCTATCACcttagtgttttatgttttatctgcAAAATTATAGATAGAAATATGCATGACATTAGGCCAAATATTTGATATGAAAATTAGGGGTGCAccaattgcaattttctggccgatcaccgatctttaaaaagcctgacctgccgattccgattttggccgataccgatttttttttataactgacagcatacaccttcaatgttccaatcttattttattgaataaccttgaacaatacccgtgaaacaatataaacttgttgttttaactgcacatgaggtagttctctcaaatataaatgaaaagtttaaagcattacTATCCAAACttctaaattatatcagttactttagtctttcatttttcacattttactaGATAGAGGCATATGAAgccgatcttatccaccgatcttatttacaagaatcggccgatcaccgatctcctaaaattaaggaaatcggcgccaataccgattttggccgatcgatCCGTGCACCCctaatgaaaatgatgaaacacAGCCTAATGTGATAAACAATTCACAAGACACACCCTGGTCTCCCCTACTGCATTTACATATGAAATGTAGATGATTACTGTATGTGTAAAAAGTTCCTCCCcaaaaatgctcaaagtacaaaatatACTTAAGCATAGTACTGATGTAAATGTACTTTGTTACTGTCCGCCACTGAATATATTCTAAAACTCATAAAAGTTACACAGCCTGTAGTTTTTATGGCAATCCACAGCCAAGTTGTGCCGTAGCCTGCTTACACTGTTGTATAAAGAGGATATTGCAATATTGGTGTTGTTTTGCTCAACCTGGCTATCTCAGGAGCACCACAAAGAAGACTGAAAAGTACTAACCCCACTGACAACTTCTGTCTCTACAACAGGAGTAAAGCAGCCAGGCAGGACTCCAGCAGACGCTGCCTTCAGCTTTGACTGCTTTGAGAAGtacaaagaggagaggaagataCAGGTAGGATTTTAATTAAACACCCCTTTGTTGTTTTACAGTGTGAACATTTGATTTGTAAATGTactgcttttttcctttttatgttaaaaagctgtgttttaattgtctaatttaaaatatgaaccTTTGTATAAATGGCTAAAAGTACCCAGGCTTTATTGAAAATATTACAATGATGAAGGCTTatttaaatgtcatatttttattacaatATCCAAAATACTATGGACAGAAAACATCAGCCACAATGATTAtaagtttttctttcttgttatTGCCAAAGAAACATATTCGTTTTCACATTGTCAGCAAACCATCATGGTATGCAGAAGTAATAAAAAGTGTATTCTGAAGGGGAAAGCAACATTATATTAGTTTGCTTTAACTTGCTTTATTATCATCCAAAAATACAAATGCCTGCCTCCATTAATGTTGAAGACACAGCTTGACTGGAAAATTATTTAATTGAGGGTGAACTAAACCCCCTGGAGGAACTGAATTAGCTGACAGcaggaaaaacactgaaagagCACGAGCAGAATACTCACCTGAGACAACAACCAATCACACAAGCAAGGGGGAGTTTCCAGGGAAACAGATAAAGCAGGTATGACAGGTGACATCTTGACATACAGCAAGGGCAAACGGACAAGAAAGGGGTGGAGAGCAGTACTTGGAAGCAGAGAGACCATCATTTGGATCAGCTGCTCACATTCAAATACCTGGAGAGGTCTGAACAAGAAGAGGGCTTTTCTTGGCTGACAAAATCGCCTTGGAGAACAAAAGAGTTTGGCAAAGAAAGGGAGGACAAGAGGAGACAATCACAGGTGAAGGGAAACTTTGACAATGTCTTCTTTTGACGCCCAAGGCCAGTCTCCTCCTCGCTGTGGCCCGCAGTTCCCCAGTCTGGGCCAGGAGCCCCCCGAGCTTAGCATGTACAGTGACTGCTACTaccctcctccctccctgccGAGTCCTCAGCGCACCACGCCAACCTCCTATGACCTGAGCGACTACACCACCTCCTCTCCGAACCCTTATCTCTGGTTCAATGGCTCTGGTCTCAACACACCGCCGTACCTGGCCTCCACCGGCCCGCCTGGCAACCCCGGCCCTCCTTTTGTCCCCCAGCATTACGGCATGCAGAGGCCATATCTGGGTCCTGCTGGGGGTGGAGGTCCTGGAGGGGAGCTGAGCTGGTTCTCTCTGCCCTCACAGGAAGACCTTATGAAGCTGGTCAGGCCACCGTACTCCTACTCCGCTCTCATCGCCATGGCTATCCACGGAGCGCCGGACAAGAGACTGACCTTGAGTCAGATTTACCAATACGTCGCTGACAATTTCCCTTTCTATAACAAGAGTAAAGCAGGATGGCAGAACTCCATCAGACACAACCTTTCACTCAATGACTGCTTCAAGAAAGTACCAAGAGATGAGGATGATCCAGGTAAGGCTAAGTTTGTTTATTCATCCATTCAATTAATTTCAATCACACTTTCAGTCTAAGTGTTTGCCACTAGAAtgtgcttattttttttctttatttgttgtaatgttttaaagctatatttttcatcttttctagTCAGTTCTAGTTTCCctaattctttatttttgatttacagGCAAAGGCAACTACTGGACACTTGACCCAAACTGTGAAAAGATGTTTGACAATGGAAACTTCCGCCGCAAAAGAAAGAGGAAGTCTGATTCCCTCTCTGGTGGTGATGGCGGTCCAGGGGCTGTAGAGTCAGGTGACAGCGAGAGGGGCAGCCCCAAACACTCAGGCAACCCTTCCTCCCTTAACATCTCCCCCACAGCGGACAGGATCCCCTCCCCTTCATCATCAGGTCCTGCACCGTGTCTCAGCAGCTTCTTATCGGAAATGTCTGGAGTGACAGCCGGGGCAGCTAATGATGTTGGGGGTGATGGTTTAAGCCGACCCCTGCAGATCAATCTCCCTTTAGATGGGCCTCATCGACCCCCGCAGCCTGGAAGCTTCAGCAGCTACTCCCCCAACTCAGGCGGCCCAGAGTGGGTGCCACAAGTGCCAGCTCCACCTgtgctctcctcctctcccacCCATTCTTCTCTTGGTTACTCCAGCCCCATCCTCAGTCAGTACTCCACCTCCAGCGGGCATTTCTACCCCCCTCTGGGCTCAACAGGAATCATCTACCACCGTGAGGGCACAGAGGTTTAGTAAGACATTAAGGGGAAGGGTTTGAAGACTTTCTACCGGTTGTGtcacttttgttttaaagaagCTTTGTCCtgaagacacacacaaacacacacacagtttgtTTGCGCTGACTGGGACAGTTGAGGTCACTATAGCGTGTGACAGCTGAGTAAAAAGGCTTTGATTCCCACAGGAACAGCTGAGTCAGCAGCTATAGACTACAAGTGTCCCTCCCTGAAACTGCAGTCAGGCACGCTATCAGATCCTCAGTCAGCTTTTATTCTAAGTAAAGCTCGTCTCTATCAGATCTGACTCATTATTAACAGATCCAGGGTCTGATCTGCTGACATCAGGTCATTCCACACGGCTATCTGTGATTCTTTGATGGTATCAACTTTCCAGCGCTCAGACAGCACATTTAGAAGAGTAGTTAAATTACACTGCATCAGGTGTGAAGACAATGTCCTGAAAGAATTAAAGCAAAATGTCTGCTAAAAGTCATCCATTTGTTACACTTACATTCTGATGCACAAGTGGTTCTATGTAAATATGTCAATGTGGATTTTAATGTTATACATTTACATCATGGTGTTGGTTGtacaaaatggatttttaatgtatGGTTAATCTATGTATGATGTGTTTTTGATATGAATAAAAGCTTTTAGAATCCTACAGTTGCCTGTCTTTTGAGTCCTCACAATAATCATTTAGGGTTTGCAATAAACTCATTGCAAATTTCATAATCTATCACAGTAAACAGGAAAAATTATTTAATAGAAACAAGCACTTCTTTCCCACTCAGTGTgtgtacattttacacagtctTACATCATTTTCATGCAGTCAGATGAAACTAAGGCTAGCTACCAGCTATCCTCAGGGAAACTGTTGCAAATGTATTGGCTAGGAAATGCTTACTAGTTCTGGATTCTCTATAAACATGTTGCAAAAACCTCTAGTTAAAGCTAATAGAGATTCTTTACATTGTGAAGAAAATCCAGTTTTTACTTAAAGAGGTTAGTTTTCAGGCTGccttgaaattaaaaattgacTGAACTTAAAATAATAACCTCTATATTTATTCAAAAAAGCTGTCCTGGTCCAGCTTCCTTCCTGACCAAACCTGGTAAAGAACCAGAGAACTCCTAATTGAAAGGCTCTTGCAGTAAACACTGCACTAGATTgttcattcatttgttttttcattgttaaatgGTTATGTCTGTGTCAACTCTATCATGTCTTTTGACACATATTCAGGGAACTACTATAATCTATGATTACTTTAAGCTTCTTTTTCACATGCCTACAGATcgttgaaaagtcttaaatagtcttaaattgcacatttgaaatttaaggccataaaaagtcatGTTATTATCCattctttgttttctagccaaccttgtatgattttaatcatcttcctcaacaaattgttgcataaatattctccataatTCAGGGAATTCAGTGTTCTAAATATCCTGGAGGAGGACCCCAGAACTTTCTCTAATTTTCCTGACCTACTATGGATGAATGAATCTTGCAGCCcacctttattttaacaagtCTTCCCTGACAAAACATATAAACTTGCTTTTTAATAGTTAAACTCTGTAGAAGAAGCTCAGCACACCTGTGCAGcatcaaaaatgtgataaatatcaaaacactgtatattgataaaagagtggcattAATTACaccaaaaacaatcaaatttgAGCATTTATAACCaagaaaatttatttttccttacACCACTTGACATTTAATGAAAAGAtcattaaatagaaaaattcaGTCCTGGTCTGGTGAAGCCAGAAATCTCATGcctctcatttttgacacttaacTTCGCAAAAAGTGGAAAGATTTCTTCTCACTTGCCCTGTGTCTGCAACACACACATGGAAGAACATGCACTTTATACTGTGCACTTTTTCAGAAGTTTACATTAATCTTGTTATTGGGTGTTTGCACACTGTAAGTATTGCTGTCCTGTCTCTATGTCTTACCTGTATGGCATGTTTACAGTTGTCTTTTATACTTACAATTGGTGTCGGGCAAgaacctcatatctccaaaatcaccgcTTTTCAGGGAAGGGGAAAAGAACGCAGTATTTTGCAAACAACTTAACACTTAATGGCCATaatcaacatattttttttgagactttttattggcttaaaatttgtaaaatacaCTGATGAATGGAAAAAGTAACCAAAtgcactgattaaaaaaaatatatatatatatgaaaaatgAAGATAGGAGGTTTTGGGCCAAAGCCGGCAtaatgttcattaatgtgcccCATCCCTTTAGAATAAAtaggaagaaaaataaatatttcagttgaCTTGTGTTAAGTTTTCCAACTAACAAAAATAAGCCATTAAAAATGACTGCCTTGTACAGTCAATACTGCCAGTGCCTTAAATCTATAagcgattttttttttgtatcagtaCAGGTGTGAACAGgaagtacttttaaaaatatacaatgtTATGTGAACATATCATTTCATGTTTAGTCTACTTAAAAAGTGAAGACAATCTGAAaactaactttttaaaattgaaactAATCAAACATGTAGTTCCTACTTTAATGATCATCATTATCACAATATCCAAACATATTGATGCACATCACTCTTATTTCTTCAGGGTGTGGGCCTGAGATAAAATCTCTAAAAGTTCAtccatcatcattatcattagtTGCTTGTCCTTTGGGCAAAAgacggggtacaccctggactgttTCCCattcaatcacagggctgaaatACAAAGAGAAACAACAGGGCGCACTCACATGTACTCTTACAGagaatttagagtcaccaatttaCTAAAATGAGTATGTGTttgactgtgggaggaagccagggCACTTTAAGAGAACGCATGCATACAGGAGGGACATATagactc
This window encodes:
- the syce3 gene encoding synaptonemal complex central element protein 3, whose amino-acid sequence is MAESSPLRSLLRDDRLELNKNLERLIENVENMSVQLTWMAYDMVTLRTIPELVSSMQQLEEAYNRCRAAVWGDQEPEQDPAQTA
- the foxi3b gene encoding forkhead box protein I3b; translation: MSSFDAQGQSPPRCGPQFPSLGQEPPELSMYSDCYYPPPSLPSPQRTTPTSYDLSDYTTSSPNPYLWFNGSGLNTPPYLASTGPPGNPGPPFVPQHYGMQRPYLGPAGGGGPGGELSWFSLPSQEDLMKLVRPPYSYSALIAMAIHGAPDKRLTLSQIYQYVADNFPFYNKSKAGWQNSIRHNLSLNDCFKKVPRDEDDPGKGNYWTLDPNCEKMFDNGNFRRKRKRKSDSLSGGDGGPGAVESGDSERGSPKHSGNPSSLNISPTADRIPSPSSSGPAPCLSSFLSEMSGVTAGAANDVGGDGLSRPLQINLPLDGPHRPPQPGSFSSYSPNSGGPEWVPQVPAPPVLSSSPTHSSLGYSSPILSQYSTSSGHFYPPLGSTGIIYHREGTEV